DNA from Rosa rugosa chromosome 6, drRosRugo1.1, whole genome shotgun sequence:
AAATTGCCTTTGTCCTTCCCACACCTTGAATCATAATAAAGCTTCAATCTTTTACTCCAATTCACAACAATATCATGCAGGTGAAAATTGCATGCAAATATGAGTGTGCCCAGACGGCGTTTGTGATAATGCAAAGTACAGATTAGACCAGGCAAAACGGATCTGAAATTTAAATTCAGTgaattgaagaggagggagggagTACCGGAATAGAGAGGCCGATGCGAAAAGGCTCCTgctttgcttgaatttcttggCTCTTTGAAAGAATTGACTGACTATTAACTATTTCACTTACCcaccaaataaaaataaaaacgcGGGACTTACGAaagtgggttttggtgtttcTCCCGGCTATTTATTGGTCACTGTGTTTGTGCTTTTGCCCTATTGTCTCTATGCTCCTAATTCTTATTAATTTAGCACTAACCTTACCTTcctgatttattttgtttaaatCACATGTCTTTGAGATGTGATTTCTCATGGGGACTTGTAAACTTCAAAATTGTTCAATGAGTTCAGGCAATTTAATAACTAGATACTTCAATTCAATTATCTTGATAACGAAACTCGATAACATTTTTACAAAAATATCATCATGTATTGAGGAAGAGTGTAAAAATTTTAATTCGATAGTATTGAGTGATTAGTAAATACAGTATCACTTGATATATAGTATTGAGTGAAATGTAATGCTAAATGCAACATCACCCAATAAAGTATTGAGCGAAATCTGATTACTGAGTAAACTAATAAGATTAAGATACTAATAACAAATTTCCATCGCACGATATCAAATGCATCAAAAACATTAATcaatcctctttttttttttttttttttttctcaatcaaATACGAAGGAAATCAGATTTAGCTATGGCAAGAGGCAACTGTAGGGGGTACTGACCTTTCGGAAGGGGTTAGCCTAGCCGTAGGTCAGTGTAGGACTCAAAAAGTTAGGAGAGGTTGAATTTACATATTATTAGAATAGAATAAAAAACCAAGGAGCCCTCGTTATCCATAGAAAACACACTCCGCCCTACTAGTATATACTCTCTACTACAAAACcaagaagaagtagaagaaaGAAGCCCCAAATTTGATTTGAGGTCAAATAAAAAATGGAACAAGGAAATCGAGGCACCATGGTCTCCATGCTTCCCCAGCAGAACCAAAACCCTATAGAGCAGTTGCAGGCTCGCTTCAAGCACCTCGAGCATGGCTTTCGCGCCTGGCTCTCCAAGCAGTCCGTCCCCGTCGAGGCCGCCATCGTCACCGTCACCAGCGGCGCTCAGGGCGCCGCTATCGGCGGCATCATGGGTACTCTCACCGGCGACATCTCCTCCACCCTCCCCACTCCTCCGCCTCAGGCCGGCGGCCTCAACCCCCAGACCATGGCCTCCTTCAAGCAAGCTCAGGTTCTTTTATCTCTCTATTGTCATTttctgcttcaattttggaattGAGATTACAAATTAGGGCTTTGCAGAGGTAAAGATTGTTACTTTGGTGTTTAATTGTGACCTAGTTATGGGAATTGAGTTGAATTAGGTGGAATTGTGTTGATATGTAACAAGGTGTTTGCTTTATAGGCTCTTGCTGGGGGTCCATTGATACAAGCTCGGAACTTTGCTGTGATGACGGGTGTCAATGCTGGGATATCTTGTGTTATGAGGAGACTGAGAGGAAAGGAGGATGTCGAGTCGAGGTGAGCTCATTGTTCACTTTTATGACATGTCAAATGaattgggtttagggtttttgaaTCTAAGTGTGATTTTTATTCTCTGATTGCTTTAGTGAAGTATTTTAGGCAAGGACTGTCGCTAATGATCATGTTGAATGGTTTGAATAACATAGTTGTCTATTTGTTGATGGGAACTGTTTTCTAGCACAACTCTGGTATGTGCATTTGGGGCGTC
Protein-coding regions in this window:
- the LOC133713866 gene encoding chloroplastic import inner membrane translocase subunit HP30-2-like gives rise to the protein MEQGNRGTMVSMLPQQNQNPIEQLQARFKHLEHGFRAWLSKQSVPVEAAIVTVTSGAQGAAIGGIMGTLTGDISSTLPTPPPQAGGLNPQTMASFKQAQALAGGPLIQARNFAVMTGVNAGISCVMRRLRGKEDVESSMVAAFGSGALFSLVSGFGGPNQAQNALTSGLFFALVQGGLFKLGQKFSKVPSADKDVYYSKTRSMLSNLGLDQYEKNFKKGLLTDYTLPLLNDSALKEVRIPPGPRLLILDHIQRDPEFQEKRKY